GCTTTTCCCATGTAATATAAATTATTTACAATATCAAACTTACATTCATTAATTTACCAATCTAATTATATGAAAGGAATTATTAGAAGTAAATATTAACATATAGAAAAGACGCTAATCTTTATTTCAGATGAGCGTTAGATAGTTGAAGATCGTTATTGAACTAAAAGCTTCCGTTAGTGAATAATAATTATATCCTCACCAAATAAATTATGATGACTTCATAAGATGACTTCAATTGTTCCTGTACAGACACCAATTCGCAAATTGTTATGAATCGTCCAACGAGGAAAATGCTCCATTGTTCATTTATTTTTCCTCAAAGTTCTAGGAGCTTACTCACCTACCATACCGTCCTTATCAGCATCGTGCATATAGGGGTATAACCAATGATCACTCGTTATTGGCATACTGAAACCTGCAGCTTTTGCTTCTTTAATCGTCACCTGTCCATTACCGTTTGTATCAACATTAGAAATATCACCGTTTGTGTTTGAACTAGTTGAATCGGAAGGCTCACTGCCTGTTAAACCGAGTGATGAGTTTACTTCATCAGGGTTCACATTGTCAAATGTATTAACAATCTCGTTACCCATTAAAGTATAGGTGTACTGATAACTTGAAGGAATCTGCGTTTCCGTATTCGGATAGATGATAATTGCTTCAAAATTAGTAGCTCCACTTGCGCTACGGATCACGTCTTCCATATAAGCTTGATCACCATGTCGGTTGAGTGTACTATCTTGTGGGGTAATATTGTAAGCATTCGATACCCCTCCGAGAGAATCAGCAATTATATGTCCTTCATCTAAAACGTCACTTTCGACGCCAGGAACTTTTGCCTCATCAGAATAGTATCTGCCAGACGATAATACAGGCTCGTTACTGTCATTTTGTATAATGATTTCGTCAGCAATGACACGTACTAGTTGCCCGTATTCATTAGTAAATGCCCAATATTTACGGTCACCGTAACCAATGTCTACGACGACGTTAGGTTCACGATATCCAGACGAATCACCACCATCAACTTCAATAAGTTTGTATCCTGAGAACTGGTCATTATTTGGTTGGGTTGGTGTTTCCTCTACTTCTTGTTCATCAACAACCGTAGTGATAGTTTCTTCTTTTTCGCTATTTTTATTTGTTTCAGCTGTGGTTGCTTCTTGTGGGTCTGTTTTTGCATCTGTAATGGATGCATCTTCTAAGTTGCTACAACCAACCATAAAGATGAACGTTAAAAGTAAGATTAAATAGTTCATTTTCATTTTAGGAATCTCCTATAATAGTTTCATATTGATCATTCTAACAATCTCGGAATGTTAACATTGGTTTTCTTACAGAATTTTCAGGTTGTTCATCATAAGCGCCATTATGTTGAATAAGCTGCTCCCATTATTTCCTTCCGTGATAAATCTATATGTAAATCTACAACTAAACTTATTCTTCAATCGCTCCACTGTAATTCAGATAATCACGTATAATCCATCTAAATATAAAACCAAGTATAATACTGTAACTAATAAGATTGAGATATGAAATAGAAATAAACGAGTTCTTTATCAAAAAAGCTCCTATAAGTAAAAAGAGAATCGTCATCCAATAAATAATATACCCTGCGAAGAAAGCATTATTACGTGTACGCTGATCATGCTGAAAATTAATTTTGTTCCATTTTCCCTTTTTATGAATGTCTACACCGAAGGTAATCACTTGGATAGTTGAAAAAACCGCAAGAATTAATGTTAACTTAGAGTTTGAGTGATTTGTAAATATGAAAAAATACAATAATAGTGGGAGTCCCATTCGCAAAATAAAATTTGTTCGATACGTTACGTTCATTCCATTACTCTCCTTCAATCCAAAATAACTTATCAAGAGAACACTCTAAAACAGTAGCTAATTTAATAGCTGTTCCTATAGATGGTTCATAGCGTTGTTTTTCTATGGCAATAATCGTTTGTCGAGTAACAGCAATTCTCTCAGCTAATTCACCTTGTGTAAAACCTTTTTTCTTCCTATACTCCTTTACGCAATTACGTACTCCATGTTTCATTGTTATTTACCTCACAAAAATGTAATGTGCACCTTACATAAATAGATTATATAAAGAGACAAATGTAATGTCAACATTACATTTATAGTTTTTTACATATTTTTCTATTAAAAATACATACATAACCCCCATTTACCAAAGCTTAATATATATTAGTTCGCTAGATAATCAATATTCTTAATTAATTATTTGATTAAAGAAAAGAAAGGCGCTCTATTCAATAAGCGCGCCATATCGTATTATAAGATTCGCAAATTACCTGGTGCCCATTCTTAATAGACTTATCCTTAAGGTACTCAGGATCGCCTTTACTATATTCTTGCGCCATATTGCGGAAGATATAATAATTCTTTATTTAATGAATTTCATTACTTAATTTGAGATAATATTTTCCAATTGCAATCCTTGATTTCATCTATCAAAGGTTCCCTTACAGAATTTATAGATAGTTCATCACAAGCCCCAAATTTTAAATAATTTCTCTGTGCTTGTCTTAGTGTAGGTATATTTGCTCCACCTTCATAATCAGGATCATTAAATTGAACAAGGTCATCTTCCCAAAAACAAATACTGCAAATCTCATATGTTCCAGGCGGTTCTTCATTTAAGGTTATGTAGCCGCAGCATGGACAAGTATATTTCAATACATTTCCCTCCCGATATTTATACAATTATATTTCACACTAGCAGTTGAACTCTATTTTTCTTTTCCAATTAGTTTAATAATTATATTCTTGCGCCAAATTGTTAAATATCATAATATTTTTCAAAGCATGTCATTATATAAATGTGATAATCTTCTACCCTATGATAAAGAAACCATTAAACATAATATAAATGCAATACTTGATAAAGGTGTCATTACGTATCTTTCTTTTTTACTTCTGGATATTAGATTTCCTATTGTATTTAAGCCCAAATAAACTGTTATTACCCAAACTAGAATATTTGTAGGTAAAAAATTAAATATATTTAACAAGTCAGTATGCTGTAAAAAAACAATTCCCATAAACAAAAGGATGACAGCATTTATAGCACTTACAATACGTAATTTTTTCGGTAAAATTTTATAAAATCCACCCATCGCAAATTCGCCTAACGGCAACCCTATTGCAAGTAACACCTGAAAAACAGCAATAGAAACAAACAATATAGTAACAATAATGGATAATATGTTGAAAATATCCCCATCCATAAAATTCGCCTCCCCAAAATATTTTATTTTCTATAATACTCAGGTTCTTCAACTCACAGACTGAAATATTAATAGTTCCAGTAAATATTCAACTTATTAAAAGAAAAGACACGTTTCTATTTTCAGACACGCGCCATATTGTGGAAGATCATCATAGGTTCTAATAGCTAATATTAAAAATAAGGTCTTACTAGAGTAATATTACATTATTGTGAATCACATGTAGAATATTTTTCTTGTTTAACTTCTTATTTCTACTCTCTTTGATTCAATTTTATTCACTATATTACCTTCTATATTTCATTCATTATTATTAACAATTTTAGTTAGGATATTTGTTAAACTATTGATTTTACCTCCGCCTAAATATTCATTATTGCTTAAGATAATAATGACAAGTTCAGAATCAAGCTCACGATAAATCTTCCCTAAATATCCTGGTAAGTGCCCTGCATGTTCAACAATATTTCCTTTCGAACGCCACCCGTACCCATATTCAAATCCAGATTCATAGTAGGAATTAGACGGGATCTTAGTATAAGGAGCATACATCTTATTTATTGTCTCTTTTTTAAGTAGTTTTTCAGAATATA
This portion of the Bacillus sp. SM2101 genome encodes:
- a CDS encoding DNA/RNA non-specific endonuclease; translated protein: MKMNYLILLLTFIFMVGCSNLEDASITDAKTDPQEATTAETNKNSEKEETITTVVDEQEVEETPTQPNNDQFSGYKLIEVDGGDSSGYREPNVVVDIGYGDRKYWAFTNEYGQLVRVIADEIIIQNDSNEPVLSSGRYYSDEAKVPGVESDVLDEGHIIADSLGGVSNAYNITPQDSTLNRHGDQAYMEDVIRSASGATNFEAIIIYPNTETQIPSSYQYTYTLMGNEIVNTFDNVNPDEVNSSLGLTGSEPSDSTSSNTNGDISNVDTNGNGQVTIKEAKAAGFSMPITSDHWLYPYMHDADKDGMVGE
- a CDS encoding helix-turn-helix transcriptional regulator; protein product: MKHGVRNCVKEYRKKKGFTQGELAERIAVTRQTIIAIEKQRYEPSIGTAIKLATVLECSLDKLFWIEGE
- a CDS encoding CPCC family cysteine-rich protein: MKYTCPCCGYITLNEEPPGTYEICSICFWEDDLVQFNDPDYEGGANIPTLRQAQRNYLKFGACDELSINSVREPLIDEIKDCNWKILSQIK